The sequence CGCTGCACTCGCAGTCTAAGACGGCAAACATGGCGTCCTACCGCGCCGGTTTTATCGCCGGCGACGAGGACCTGGTGCAGGAGCTTTTGACGGTGCGCAAGCACGCCGGCCTCATCGTTCCCGGCCCGATTCAGGCGGCCATGGTGGAAGCCTTGCGTGACGATGCCTCGCAGCAACTCCAGCGCCACCGCTACGCCTCCCGCCGCGCGGCGCTCATGCGGGCGCTTGTCGATGCCGGTTTCCGCGTCGAGCACTCCGATGCCGGGATGTATCTGTGGGCCACCCGCGGCGAGGACGGCCGCAAGAGCGTCGACTGGCTGGCCGAGCGCGGCATCCTCGTCGCCCCGGGAGCCTTCTACGGTCCGGACGGCGCGGAGTTCATCCGCGTCGGTCTCAACGCCGCCGACGACAAGGTGGCCGCTGCCGCGGAACGAATCGCGGGCAGGTAGTTTCCGCTTCTAAGGGGGCGGGGGAGTAAAGTGCGTGAGATAGGCGGGCTCGGTTTGGTCCGCCCAATCATGCTGTGTACGTGTAGGACGAACGGGAGATTGGCGTAAGCGATGGGCGTAGCGCGGGCGGTCGCCGGCGGGCGTAATCTGACTCAGTTCTTCAAGTTTGGAATGGTCGGCGCCAGCGGAGCCGTGGTTCAGCTGGTGGTGTACTCGCTGCTGCTCAAACTCGGGCTCTACGGCTTCGGCGTGACGGAACACGACGTCGTCTTCCCGATCCCGTTCACCGAGTTCAATATCCGCTGGTACAACGTGTTTACCGCGCTCGGGTTCTTGGCTGCGAACACGACCAACTACCAGCTCAACCGGATGTGGACGTTCAAGGAGTCCACCAAGGTCAGCTGGTGGCGCGGGTTCTTCCCGTTCCTTCTGACCGGCTTGGGCGCGTTTGTCATCCAGCAGTTCGTGCTGGTGTTGCTGATGAACCCGACCTCGCCGATTGGCCTGCCGTCCGACCTCCTCGATGACTCGTCCGGCCTGCGCCGCAAGTCCTACTGGGCTACGCTCATCGCCATCATCGTGGCCACGCCGGTCAACTTCGTCATCAACAAGCTGTGGACCTTCCGGTCTGCCCCCGACCCGCAGAAGGCGGCGGTGGTGGAGGAAGCCCAGCCGGCCTAGTCTTCCGCGTCTATCTCGCGGTTGAAGCGCTCCTCGTCGTTTTTCCGCTGGCGGTGAAGGATGCGCGGGGTGAATATCAGCGCTACGCTCACGCCGATGACACTACCCACGATGCTGCCACCTAGTGAGCCGAGCGCGTTGCTGTCGGCTCCCGGGCCCGTGGCGATGTTGAATGCCCAGCCGGCGAGTGCGACTAGCAGGAGGAGGAGAGCGGGGAGGATGGTTCGCTTATCGATAACCGGCCGGGGAGTCGGTGCGTAGTTGCGCATCCAGAGGTTCTTCACGGCCAGGAACGCGAATACCACGATGGGCAGCAGCGAATACAGGGAGAGCTCCGAGGGCAAGCCCCACGCGAGGAGCGCCACGGAAACGAGTACACCGTAATACATTGCGTTCACGGCGACGGTGTTGCTCTTGTGCTCGATGGATGCCTGGTATTCGTCGTCGGCGTTGTCTTCGACCAGTGCGACGTAGTGGTCGCCGAACTTCTTAATCAGGGACATGGTCTTTGTGTGCCTTCCTTATGGATGGGGGCGGTCTAGTCCTGTTCAGCGCCGAAGACTTCTTCGACGGTTTTTCCTAGTTGGTGGCAAATGTCCAGCGCGAGGTGCACCGATGGCGAGTAGTTGCCGCGCTCCACGTTCGCGATGGTCTGCCGGGATACGTTCACTTTCTCGGCGAGGTCCGCTTGCGACATCTCCTGCCAGCGCCGCCACTTGCGGACCATGTTCGGGCGCGGCTTACTCATTCGATCCCGCGGACCCTTGGTCTTTGTCGGAGAAGAGTCCGAAGACGAAAAACATCATTGCGAGAGCAATGTTGGTGGCTGCCGTTTGTCGGGTCACGTAAGTATTCCTTTCATCGTCCGGATAGCGCTAGTCAAAGTGTAAAGCATAGTTGTCACAATGGCAACGGATCGCCGTAGCTACGGGCAACGGATCGGATCCGGCGGCGCCGGCCTAGGCAGCGGCACAGCCTTACGCGAGGCGCTTGCGTGAGGCGCTTGCGTGATAACGGGATTTTTCACGGCTAAGACGCGGTTGTAGAGGCGAAAATTCCTGTTTTCAAGCGGGGGCGCTGCAAGGCAGGGGAATCCCACAGGCGTAAGGCGGGTGCCGAAAGGCGGGGGAGGCTTACGGCAGCGGCAGCGTCGAACGCGGGTCGATGCCGCGGGCGCGGGCGTTGATAGCACCGGCGACGGTGAGCACGGCGAACATGATGAGCGCCGAGAACAGCTGGGTGCGAGACGCCGGCTCGGTGAGCATGAGCAGCGCGAAGGCGGCCAGCGCGGCGAGCACGAACCACGTGAGGTAGGGGTAGGCCCACATCGTGATGGGCATGCGGCGCTTTTCTAGTTCGGGGCGCAGGCGCAGCTCGGAGACCGCGATGAACCCCCAGACGATGAGCAGGGAAGCGCCCGCCGAGTTCAGCAGGAAGGACAAAACCCACCCGGTGTCCAAGTAGTTGAGCAGCGCCATTGCCGCGGACAGCGCGGTGGACAAGACGATGGCAGGAACGGGTACGCCGCGCCCGTCGGCGTGGGCGAACACGCGCGGCGCCTCCTTCCGCTCCGCCAGCGAGTGCATCATGCGGGAGGTGACGTAAATCTGCGCGTTGAACGCGGACAGCAGCGCGATGACGATGACCGCTTCCATGAAACCGGTCGTATACGGCAGATCCGCGCGTTCCATGACGCGGGTAAACGGCGAATCGGCGGCTGTCTCCGCGGCGCCCAGGCTGGACCAGGGGACGAGGAAGATGATGACCAGGATGGAGCCCAAGTAGAAGACCGCGATGCGCAAGAAGGCCGAGCGCACCGCGCTGACCAGGGAGCGCTGCGGGTGCTCCGACTCGGCGGCCGCGATAGCCGCCACCTCGATGCCGCCGAAGGTGAAGGCGACGGACAACAGTGCGGTGGCCACCCCACCCAGCCCGTTGGGGAAGAAGCCGCCGGAAGCCACAATCGAGGTGCCCACGGCTGCGTGCCCCGGCCACAGGCCGAAGATGAGCAGGGCGCCGACGAACAAGAACAGCACGATGACCGCGACCTTGATGGACGCGAACCAGTACTCGAGCTCGCCGAACTTGCGCACGCCGAGCAGGTTGATGCCGCCGAAAATGACGACGAAGACCGCGGCGGGGATCCACGGCTCGATGTCGAACCAGTGCGCGACGATGGACGCGGACCCGGTGATCTCGGTGCCTAAGACGGCGACCGTGGCGAGCCAGTAGATCCAGCCCTGCGTAAAGCCCGCCCAGCGGCCAATGCCGTGCTCGGCGTAGACGGAAAAAGAACCGGTGGCGGGGATGACCGCGCCCATCTCACCGAGCATTTGCATGACCAGGATGGCCAGCAGGCCGGCGATGGCGTAGGCCACTATGACGGAAGGCCCAGCGGCGGAAATACCCACGCCCGTGCCCAGGAACAGGCCGGCGCCGATAGTGGAGCCGAGCCCCATCATCGTCAGGTGGCGGGATTTCAAGCTCGATCCAGCCGCGGATTCGTTCGAGGTCATTCCTAGATGTTACCTGCCCGCTAAAACGAGACATCCGGCCGGGACCTCGCGGCCGGCCGGATGCGGGGGAGTGGCGGGACGCGCTAGTTCTTGTGCAGGTCCTCGTTGAGCGCCACAGCCTCGGCCTTCCACTCGGTGGCCTCGATAGCGCCGGTGACGGAGTTGCGGCGCAGCAGCATGCCGGACGCGCCGGACAGCTGTGCAGCCTTGACGGTCGCGCCGTCGTCCACGCCCGCGGCCTCGGCCACGGCGCCGAAGACGGTTACTTTGGAACCACTGGTGACGTACAGGCCGGCCTCGATGACGGAGTCATCGCCAAGCGAGATGCCCAGGCCGGAGTTGGCGCCGAGCAGGCAGCGCTCGCCCACGGAGATGACCTCCTTGCCGCCGCCGGACAGGGTGCCCATGATGGACGCGCCGCCGCCGATGTCGGAGCCGTCGCCGACGACCACGCCAGCGGAGATGCGGCCTTCAACCATGGAGGCGCCCAGGGTGCCGGCGTTGAAGTTCACGAAACCTTCGTGCATGACGGTGGTGCCTTCGGCGAGGTGGGCGCCGAGGCGGACGCGGTCGGCATCGCCAATCCGCACGCCGGAGGGCACGACGTAGTCGACCATGCGCGGGAACTTGTCCACCGAGTAGACGGTGACCGGCCCGCGGGAGGCGAGGCGGCCGCGCACCATCTGAAAGTCGGAGACGGCGCACGGGCCGTAGTTGGTCCACACGACGTTAGCCAGGTGGCCGAAGATGCCGTCCATGTTGAGCTCGTGCGGGCGCACCGCGCGGTGGGAGAGCAGGTGCAGGCGCAGGTAGGCGTCGTAGGTGTCGGCGGGGGCCGCGTCGAGGTCCTTGATGGAGGTCTCCACCGCCACGCGGGCGACGCCGCGCTCCTCGTCCGGGCCGACGAGTTCGGCGAACTGCTGCGGGGCATCGTCAAGCCGGGCGGTGCCCGACTCGGCGACCTCGCGGTCGGTATGGACGGAGGGGAACCACACGTCCAGGACGGTGCCGTCGTGGGTGATGGTGGCCAGGCCGCGCGCAAAAGCAGATGTCATGAGTTATTTTGCCTTACCAAACGGGTCGGGGAGGTCTAACACCGTCTGAGTATAACTAACTCACTTCCGCCTCATTCTTCACAGCCTTGGCGGATTCACCAGAGCCGCGCTTTCCGATGGGCAGCACCACCGCCAGCACCACCAGCAGCGCCGTCAGGATGAGGACGCTGACGATCTGCCCGCGCGAATTGTCGTCCCACACCATGAGCCCGACCAGGCCCGCAAACGCGACGAGCAGAACCCACGGGATGATGCGGCTGCCCTGGCCGCTCAATTCACCCGAGCGGACCATCTCCGGACGCAGCTTGATGTAGGTGGCCACCGTCCATACCCAGATGACCACCAGGCAGCCGCCCACGGCGTTGAACAAAAATTCCAAAAGTCCCGGCGGGTTCCACATCTGCAGGCCCACCGAGCCGAAGGCCACGATGGTGGACAGCACTACCGCCGCGTGCGGCGAGCCGGAGGCATTCGTGCGGCGGAAGATCCGCGGCGCGTTGCCGTTTCGGGCCATGGAAAACACCCCGCGCGAGGTGCCGTAAATCTGCGCGTTGAACGACGACAGCAGCGCGGTGACGATGACGACCTCCATGATGAAGCTGGCCGCCGGGATATGCGCCAGATCCAGCACCTGGGTAAACGGCGACTCGGTCGCGGTATCGGCATCCTGGATTTGGTCGAACGGCAACAGCAGCGCGATGACCAGCACCGAGCCCAAGTAGAAGATGAGCACGCGCACGATGAACGCGCGCAGCGCCTTCTTCACCGAGTTTGCCGGGTCCTCGGACTCGGCCGCGCCCACGGTGATGACCTCGATGCCGCCGAAGGCGAAGGCCACCGACAACAGGCCGGCGGCGAAACCACCGATGCCGTGCGGGAGGAAGTTCTCAGTGAAGTTGGACAGCTCCACCGGCGGCGTGTCCGGCCACCAGCCCAGCGCGAGCAGGGCGCCTAAGACCATGAAGAGGATGATCACCGCGACCTTGATCACGCTGAACCAGAACTCGAACTCGCCGAAGCCGCCCACGGCGGCGAAGTTGATGACGGTGAAGATGACGACGGCGATAAGCGCCGGGATCCACGGGGCGATGCCGAACCAACCGCCGATGATGCTGGCCGCGCCGGTGATCTCCGCGCCCATGACCATGACCAGCAGGAACCACCACAGCCAGCCGAGGACGAACGCGGCCCAGTTACCGAATGCCTGGCCGCCATAGGTGGAAAAGGAACCCAAAGACGGCCGCGCGGCCGAGATTTGGGCCAGAAGCGTCATCACGAAGGCCACGAGCAGACCCGCGAGGCCATAGGAGATGAGGATGGACGTGCCGGATTGT is a genomic window of Corynebacterium massiliense DSM 45435 containing:
- a CDS encoding amino acid permease, with translation MTSNESAAGSSLKSRHLTMMGLGSTIGAGLFLGTGVGISAAGPSVIVAYAIAGLLAILVMQMLGEMGAVIPATGSFSVYAEHGIGRWAGFTQGWIYWLATVAVLGTEITGSASIVAHWFDIEPWIPAAVFVVIFGGINLLGVRKFGELEYWFASIKVAVIVLFLFVGALLIFGLWPGHAAVGTSIVASGGFFPNGLGGVATALLSVAFTFGGIEVAAIAAAESEHPQRSLVSAVRSAFLRIAVFYLGSILVIIFLVPWSSLGAAETAADSPFTRVMERADLPYTTGFMEAVIVIALLSAFNAQIYVTSRMMHSLAERKEAPRVFAHADGRGVPVPAIVLSTALSAAMALLNYLDTGWVLSFLLNSAGASLLIVWGFIAVSELRLRPELEKRRMPITMWAYPYLTWFVLAALAAFALLMLTEPASRTQLFSALIMFAVLTVAGAINARARGIDPRSTLPLP
- the dapD gene encoding 2,3,4,5-tetrahydropyridine-2,6-dicarboxylate N-succinyltransferase, which produces MTSAFARGLATITHDGTVLDVWFPSVHTDREVAESGTARLDDAPQQFAELVGPDEERGVARVAVETSIKDLDAAPADTYDAYLRLHLLSHRAVRPHELNMDGIFGHLANVVWTNYGPCAVSDFQMVRGRLASRGPVTVYSVDKFPRMVDYVVPSGVRIGDADRVRLGAHLAEGTTVMHEGFVNFNAGTLGASMVEGRISAGVVVGDGSDIGGGASIMGTLSGGGKEVISVGERCLLGANSGLGISLGDDSVIEAGLYVTSGSKVTVFGAVAEAAGVDDGATVKAAQLSGASGMLLRRNSVTGAIEATEWKAEAVALNEDLHKN
- a CDS encoding helix-turn-helix transcriptional regulator gives rise to the protein MSKPRPNMVRKWRRWQEMSQADLAEKVNVSRQTIANVERGNYSPSVHLALDICHQLGKTVEEVFGAEQD
- a CDS encoding amino acid permease, coding for MSDTQPAPRLKQRHLTMMGLGSSIGAGLFLGVGLGIQQSGTSILISYGLAGLLVAFVMTLLAQISAARPSLGSFSTYGGQAFGNWAAFVLGWLWWFLLVMVMGAEITGAASIIGGWFGIAPWIPALIAVVIFTVINFAAVGGFGEFEFWFSVIKVAVIILFMVLGALLALGWWPDTPPVELSNFTENFLPHGIGGFAAGLLSVAFAFGGIEVITVGAAESEDPANSVKKALRAFIVRVLIFYLGSVLVIALLLPFDQIQDADTATESPFTQVLDLAHIPAASFIMEVVIVTALLSSFNAQIYGTSRGVFSMARNGNAPRIFRRTNASGSPHAAVVLSTIVAFGSVGLQMWNPPGLLEFLFNAVGGCLVVIWVWTVATYIKLRPEMVRSGELSGQGSRIIPWVLLVAFAGLVGLMVWDDNSRGQIVSVLILTALLVVLAVVLPIGKRGSGESAKAVKNEAEVS
- a CDS encoding GtrA family protein, with product MGVARAVAGGRNLTQFFKFGMVGASGAVVQLVVYSLLLKLGLYGFGVTEHDVVFPIPFTEFNIRWYNVFTALGFLAANTTNYQLNRMWTFKESTKVSWWRGFFPFLLTGLGAFVIQQFVLVLLMNPTSPIGLPSDLLDDSSGLRRKSYWATLIAIIVATPVNFVINKLWTFRSAPDPQKAAVVEEAQPA